One Cohnella candidum genomic region harbors:
- a CDS encoding MFS transporter, which translates to MRNFVLWQDPKQRKLLFSAGLSWLFDAMEVGLISFVMAALAKDWHLGKEATGLLAAFNSLGMAAGAIVAGSLADRFGRRPILLWTLLIFSAASGLSALATGFAVLCALRFVSGFGLGGELPVASTLVSESVPPKERGRAVVLLESFWAAGWIVSALIAYFFVPVYGWRAAFVIGLIPALYALYLRRAIGESPLYQGRKRDKLPFRERFASVWSGKFRRSTVTLWILWFTVVFSYYGMFLWLPSVVMLKGFDLVKSFRYVLIMSLAQLPGYFTAAYFVEKLGRKFVLVSYLLLTAVCAIWFGNSNTAGMLVTAGFCLSFFNLGAWGAMYAYTPELYPTAIRSTGVGMAASFGRLGGVIGPYLVGMLAAREVPIGSIFAVFFAAILIGAAAVFFWGQETKGLDPDRPREFG; encoded by the coding sequence ATGCGAAACTTCGTTTTGTGGCAAGATCCCAAACAACGGAAGCTGCTCTTCAGCGCTGGCCTGAGCTGGCTGTTCGACGCGATGGAGGTCGGACTCATCTCGTTCGTCATGGCTGCGCTTGCCAAGGACTGGCACTTGGGCAAAGAAGCCACCGGGCTGCTTGCCGCCTTCAATTCCCTTGGCATGGCAGCGGGCGCCATCGTCGCGGGATCGCTGGCCGACCGCTTCGGAAGAAGGCCGATCCTGCTTTGGACGCTGTTGATTTTCTCCGCCGCCAGCGGTTTGTCCGCACTGGCGACGGGGTTTGCGGTATTGTGCGCGCTTCGCTTCGTATCCGGTTTCGGATTGGGCGGGGAACTGCCGGTCGCTTCGACTCTCGTATCCGAATCGGTGCCCCCGAAGGAGAGAGGAAGAGCGGTCGTCCTGCTCGAAAGCTTTTGGGCCGCCGGGTGGATCGTATCCGCCCTGATCGCCTATTTCTTCGTTCCGGTCTATGGCTGGAGAGCGGCTTTCGTCATCGGCCTCATTCCGGCCTTGTACGCCCTGTACTTGCGCAGGGCGATCGGCGAATCGCCGCTGTACCAAGGGCGGAAGCGGGACAAGCTTCCGTTCCGTGAACGTTTCGCTTCCGTGTGGTCGGGGAAGTTCCGGCGTTCGACGGTGACGCTGTGGATCCTTTGGTTTACCGTCGTGTTTTCTTACTACGGCATGTTTTTGTGGCTCCCTTCGGTCGTCATGCTGAAGGGCTTTGATCTGGTGAAGAGCTTCCGCTACGTGCTGATCATGTCCTTGGCCCAATTGCCGGGTTATTTCACGGCGGCTTATTTCGTGGAAAAGCTCGGCCGAAAATTTGTCTTGGTCTCCTACTTGCTGCTGACGGCCGTCTGCGCGATCTGGTTCGGCAACTCGAATACGGCGGGCATGCTCGTGACGGCGGGCTTTTGCTTGTCCTTCTTCAATCTGGGCGCATGGGGAGCGATGTACGCCTATACGCCGGAGTTGTATCCGACGGCGATCCGGTCTACGGGCGTCGGCATGGCCGCCTCCTTCGGCCGGCTGGGCGGCGTCATCGGTCCTTACCTGGTTGGAATGCTCGCTGCGCGGGAGGTGCCCATCGGCTCCATTTTCGCGGTTTTCTTCGCGGCCATCCTCATCGGAGCGGCGGCGGTGTTCTTCTGGGGCCAAGAAACGAAAGGTTTGGATCCGGACCGGCCGCGGGAGTTTGGGTAA
- a CDS encoding lysylphosphatidylglycerol synthase domain-containing protein, with translation MTMIRGSLTKIKNSKAVQLLNRWKVPHLLVPAAVIAFVYRQGHKEFKSIDWGTTLHSIREMKISSLALLLAFAFLSVAVIGGYDLIIRRHFRLPIPAGTIFRYAWIANTSNSVIGFAGIAGAGLRTVLYRKWDIPMPTIAASIAFLSTMTISGLSLMAWAGLFGWLPMGSVLRVHPWIRWVVWGDALILPGLLLLQRSRLLAKWFRRQEKSPMDWGTIGTTVGLSVLEWTMAGMTFWLTANLLLPGLPLSEGLGVFTVAAITGLVCMAPGGIGGFDLTALLGLHLLGHSSGVAAAVLVLFRLSYYLIPWLVGLVMAAVEFTLLGRRKPETVGAPDLGYVLNPWQKLWSGPEQGRAIGEIGAWSLGKLVFAGGFVLLLSAATPRLLIRLRFAEELLSTPLLRLSHQLSVVIGLLLIVLSWGITHRVKPAFGWTIALLAAGSIFTFTKAFDYEEALFLLGVCVMLWVSRRHFYRASSPYGAEHAARWGFVTLVIAFAYIYVGIGTRPGLLNAVGPWPSTASQFAVTAVMALSVCWLVLVMVLLFRPMRRIGKGRSIFAALGGKVHIPYTRRKDRLVVVGEPEGDPRHIGKAMEDFRRFADRYSLTVEFGDFGAAAEEGDNGDV, from the coding sequence ATGACCATGATCCGAGGTTCGCTCACCAAAATCAAAAACTCGAAGGCGGTTCAGCTGCTCAATCGCTGGAAAGTGCCGCATCTGCTCGTTCCGGCGGCCGTGATCGCTTTCGTCTATCGCCAGGGGCATAAAGAGTTCAAAAGCATCGATTGGGGAACGACGCTACACTCGATCCGCGAAATGAAAATTTCCTCGCTCGCGCTTCTGCTGGCGTTTGCCTTTCTCTCCGTCGCGGTCATCGGGGGTTACGATCTCATCATCCGCAGACATTTCCGGCTGCCCATACCGGCGGGGACGATTTTCCGATATGCCTGGATCGCCAATACGTCCAACAGCGTCATCGGGTTCGCGGGCATTGCCGGCGCCGGGCTCCGAACCGTTCTGTACCGGAAATGGGACATCCCGATGCCGACCATTGCCGCTTCGATCGCTTTCCTGTCCACGATGACGATATCCGGACTTTCGTTGATGGCGTGGGCGGGCCTCTTCGGCTGGCTGCCGATGGGGTCCGTGCTTCGCGTGCATCCCTGGATCCGATGGGTCGTTTGGGGGGATGCGCTCATTTTGCCCGGGCTGTTGCTGCTGCAGCGGTCCCGTCTGCTCGCCAAATGGTTTCGCCGGCAGGAAAAGTCGCCCATGGATTGGGGCACGATCGGCACCACGGTCGGCCTCTCCGTGCTCGAGTGGACGATGGCCGGAATGACGTTCTGGCTGACGGCGAATCTTCTTCTTCCGGGCTTGCCTCTTTCGGAAGGGCTCGGCGTTTTCACGGTCGCGGCGATTACCGGGTTGGTCTGCATGGCGCCTGGAGGTATCGGAGGATTCGATCTGACGGCTCTGCTCGGCCTCCACCTGCTGGGACACTCTTCGGGGGTCGCCGCCGCGGTGCTCGTCTTGTTCCGGCTGTCGTATTACCTCATTCCTTGGCTCGTCGGTTTGGTCATGGCGGCGGTCGAGTTTACTTTGCTCGGACGCAGGAAACCGGAGACGGTCGGAGCGCCGGACCTGGGTTACGTGCTGAACCCCTGGCAAAAACTCTGGAGCGGACCCGAGCAGGGCCGGGCGATCGGGGAGATCGGGGCATGGTCGCTCGGCAAACTCGTGTTCGCCGGCGGCTTCGTGCTTTTGTTATCCGCAGCGACTCCTCGCCTGCTGATTCGGCTGCGTTTTGCCGAAGAGCTGCTGTCCACGCCTCTGCTTCGTTTGTCGCATCAACTCAGCGTCGTCATCGGTCTCTTGTTGATCGTACTGTCCTGGGGGATCACGCACCGCGTCAAGCCGGCTTTCGGATGGACGATCGCCCTGCTGGCCGCCGGATCGATTTTCACGTTCACGAAGGCGTTTGACTACGAAGAAGCCCTCTTCCTGCTTGGCGTCTGCGTCATGCTGTGGGTCTCCCGGCGCCATTTTTACCGCGCTTCCTCCCCTTACGGCGCGGAACATGCCGCCCGGTGGGGGTTCGTCACGCTCGTGATCGCTTTTGCCTATATCTATGTCGGGATCGGCACCCGTCCGGGCCTGTTGAACGCGGTTGGGCCGTGGCCGTCGACGGCCTCCCAATTCGCCGTGACCGCCGTAATGGCGCTGTCCGTATGCTGGCTTGTTCTCGTGATGGTGCTGTTGTTCCGGCCGATGCGGCGGATCGGAAAGGGACGCTCGATATTCGCGGCGCTCGGCGGAAAAGTCCACATTCCCTATACCCGCAGGAAAGACCGTCTCGTCGTCGTGGGAGAACCGGAAGGCGATCCGCGCCATATCGGCAAAGCGATGGAAGACTTCCGCCGTTTCGCGGACCGATATTCGTTAACGGTCGAGTTCGGCGATTTCGGAGCGGCCGCGGAAGAAGGGGACAACGGGGACGTTTAA
- a CDS encoding MFS transporter: MESNSILKQPRAVWAVFFAGIIAFMGIGLVDPILPAIAKKLHASTSEVSLLFTSYNAVMAVAMLVTGTISSRIGIKGTLLSGIVIIALFSGLGGISNGIWTLVGLRGGWGFGNALFVATALAAIVSLSTSGVTKAIILYEAAIGLGISVGPLLGGELGAISWRGPFLGVAALMVIAFVALTLMMPKSKTPAGARKKTSLLDPFRAMKHRALVVFGFTACLYNFGFFTLLAYAPFVMGLDEHGLGYVFLGWGILLALTSVFMAPKLQARFGTVKSMSAMLALFGLVLLAMGIWTNTQWVIIACVIVAGALLGNNNTLITTGVMNAAPVERSTASAAYSFLRFLGGAIAPYFAGKLAEWYNPHVPFIVGAAFVLASVVFIVLNRKHVRHVDLAAPSH; the protein is encoded by the coding sequence ATGGAAAGCAACAGCATACTTAAGCAACCGCGGGCGGTATGGGCCGTCTTCTTCGCGGGCATCATCGCCTTTATGGGCATCGGGCTCGTCGACCCGATTTTGCCGGCCATCGCCAAAAAGCTGCATGCCTCCACTAGCGAGGTCAGCTTGCTTTTCACGAGTTACAACGCCGTCATGGCCGTCGCCATGCTCGTTACCGGCACGATTTCTTCCCGCATCGGGATTAAAGGCACGCTGCTGTCGGGGATCGTCATCATCGCTTTATTTTCAGGTCTCGGCGGCATTTCCAACGGCATTTGGACGCTGGTCGGACTCCGGGGCGGCTGGGGCTTCGGCAACGCCTTGTTCGTCGCGACCGCGCTGGCCGCGATCGTCTCCTTGTCCACCAGCGGAGTGACCAAAGCCATCATCCTTTATGAAGCCGCCATCGGACTCGGCATCTCCGTCGGTCCGCTGCTCGGCGGCGAGCTCGGCGCCATTTCCTGGAGAGGGCCGTTCCTCGGCGTCGCCGCGCTCATGGTCATCGCCTTCGTCGCGCTGACGCTGATGATGCCGAAGTCGAAAACCCCCGCCGGCGCAAGGAAGAAAACCTCACTGCTGGATCCGTTCCGCGCGATGAAGCACCGCGCGCTCGTCGTTTTCGGCTTCACGGCGTGTCTGTACAACTTCGGCTTCTTTACCTTGTTGGCTTACGCGCCGTTCGTCATGGGACTCGACGAGCATGGGCTCGGTTACGTGTTCCTCGGCTGGGGCATCCTGCTCGCGCTGACGTCCGTATTCATGGCGCCGAAGCTTCAAGCCCGATTCGGAACGGTGAAATCGATGTCCGCCATGCTGGCTCTCTTCGGTCTCGTGCTGCTCGCGATGGGGATCTGGACGAATACGCAATGGGTGATCATCGCCTGCGTCATCGTGGCCGGCGCCTTGCTGGGCAACAACAACACGCTGATCACGACCGGCGTCATGAACGCGGCTCCCGTAGAGCGTTCGACGGCGTCCGCGGCTTACAGCTTCCTGCGGTTCCTGGGCGGGGCCATCGCGCCTTACTTCGCGGGCAAGCTGGCCGAATGGTACAATCCGCACGTTCCATTCATCGTCGGCGCCGCGTTCGTGCTCGCTTCCGTCGTTTTCATCGTGCTGAATCGGAAACACGTACGGCATGTGGATTTGGCTGCGCCGTCTCACTGA
- a CDS encoding ArsR/SmtB family transcription factor: MYRELPQFKAEFFKALAHPLRIRILEVLSEGNKTVNELQAILGSEGSAVSQQLAVLRGKNVVFGTKEGTSVIYSLRDPLIRDLLQVARQIFDNHLVDAISILENIRKE; encoded by the coding sequence ATGTATCGAGAGCTTCCGCAATTCAAAGCGGAATTTTTTAAAGCGCTGGCCCATCCCCTGCGCATTCGGATTCTGGAGGTGCTGAGCGAAGGCAACAAAACGGTGAACGAGCTCCAGGCGATCCTCGGCAGCGAAGGTTCCGCCGTATCCCAGCAACTCGCCGTGCTGCGGGGCAAAAACGTCGTGTTCGGCACGAAAGAAGGTACATCCGTCATTTATTCGCTCCGGGATCCGCTCATCAGGGATCTGCTTCAGGTCGCCCGGCAAATTTTCGACAATCATTTGGTGGACGCAATTTCGATTCTGGAGAATATCCGCAAAGAGTAA
- the trxA gene encoding thioredoxin, with protein sequence MSVQEVNDSTFDSSIAKQGLTLVDFGAVWCPPCKALLPIMDTLSTERGDALRVLKVDCDDSPETASRYGVMSMPTVIVFHDGEPVEKLVGLRPKSAYENVLDKYAVKA encoded by the coding sequence ATGAGCGTACAAGAGGTAAATGATTCGACTTTCGATTCTTCGATCGCTAAACAAGGCTTGACGCTGGTCGATTTCGGTGCGGTATGGTGCCCGCCCTGCAAGGCTTTGCTGCCCATCATGGACACCTTGTCCACGGAACGCGGGGATGCGCTTCGCGTGTTGAAAGTCGATTGCGACGATTCTCCGGAAACGGCAAGCCGGTACGGCGTCATGTCGATGCCGACCGTCATCGTGTTCCACGACGGCGAGCCGGTGGAGAAACTCGTCGGGCTCCGCCCGAAAAGCGCGTATGAAAACGTGTTGGACAAATACGCGGTGAAAGCGTAA
- a CDS encoding MerR family transcriptional regulator gives MCGLTKRTIRYYEEIGLLFPPERSEGGYRLYSEKHVERLKQILNARDVLGSSLQELQEYIAVIEEFQQLRQGIHEIREEKAKLEKLEGLERTIGLQLTMIDQKLEKLTGFRAEVMELNDRVQEAKRKIISHQE, from the coding sequence ATGTGCGGATTGACGAAACGGACCATCCGATACTACGAGGAGATCGGCCTCCTGTTTCCCCCGGAACGCAGCGAAGGCGGCTATCGCCTTTACTCCGAAAAACACGTCGAAAGGCTGAAGCAGATTTTGAACGCCCGCGACGTGCTGGGCAGCTCCTTGCAGGAGCTGCAAGAGTACATCGCGGTGATCGAGGAGTTTCAGCAGCTCCGGCAAGGGATCCACGAGATCCGCGAGGAAAAGGCGAAGTTGGAGAAACTGGAAGGGTTGGAACGCACGATCGGTCTCCAACTGACGATGATCGACCAGAAGCTGGAGAAGCTGACCGGATTCCGCGCCGAGGTTATGGAATTGAACGATCGGGTTCAAGAAGCCAAACGCAAAATTATCAGTCATCAGGAGTGA
- a CDS encoding SulP family inorganic anion transporter — protein MTKQRGRFANYSVRDLKRDLLAGLIVGIIAIPLGMAFAIASGVKPQYGIYTIIVAGFLISLLGGSKFQIGGPTGAFVPILLAIVMDYGYENLLIAGMMAGAFLVLMGIFRLGLLIRFIPRPVTIGFTAGIAVIIFTGQIANFLGLSGLKKHQNFLPNMREIVTHLNTANLYSVLTAVICLACILLTPRLFPKVPGSLVGLIVSSCAAIWLFGGRVETIGSSFGAISGSLPAFHWPNITLEKLKTLFYPALIIAMLGSIESLLSAVVADGMTGTRHHSNRELIGQGIANIVAPLFGGIPATGAIARTATNIKNGAASPLSGMFHGVTVLLVLLLFAPYASDIPLAAIAPVLMVVAWNMSERKHFAHIVGTRTADSIVLVITFLLTVLADLTVAVEVGLLLAAVLFVKRMSELLTVSKVLPDPAAKNEKVASRRVREGHDCPQLAIFTVEGALFFGAAAVFETTVMSTIHARPRFLLLRLSRVPFLDTTGESNLAVVVKDMHKHGGIVLISGIQPQPRDVLRRTGLDRIIGEDRFFSHTGEAINYALQRMDANTCLGCSQFAFRECASLSKGVSETAQPNPHAVRVSDSAR, from the coding sequence TTGACGAAACAACGCGGACGGTTTGCGAACTACTCGGTCAGAGATCTCAAGCGCGACCTATTGGCCGGGTTGATCGTGGGCATCATCGCCATCCCCTTAGGTATGGCCTTTGCCATTGCTTCCGGCGTTAAGCCGCAATACGGAATCTACACGATTATCGTCGCGGGCTTCCTGATTTCGCTGCTGGGCGGATCCAAATTCCAGATCGGGGGGCCGACCGGCGCGTTCGTGCCCATCCTGCTTGCCATCGTCATGGATTATGGCTACGAGAACCTCCTGATCGCAGGGATGATGGCGGGAGCCTTCCTTGTGCTTATGGGAATATTCCGGCTTGGCTTGTTGATTCGTTTCATCCCCCGCCCCGTTACGATCGGCTTTACCGCGGGTATCGCCGTCATCATTTTCACCGGTCAAATCGCGAACTTCCTCGGGCTGAGCGGCCTTAAGAAGCATCAGAACTTCCTGCCCAACATGCGTGAAATCGTGACTCACCTGAACACGGCGAACCTTTACAGCGTGCTGACGGCCGTCATCTGTTTGGCCTGCATCCTTCTGACTCCGCGACTCTTTCCTAAGGTACCGGGCTCGCTGGTCGGTTTGATCGTATCGAGCTGCGCCGCCATTTGGCTGTTCGGCGGCCGCGTGGAGACGATCGGATCATCCTTCGGAGCGATTTCCGGTTCGCTGCCCGCATTCCATTGGCCGAACATCACGTTGGAGAAGCTGAAGACGTTGTTCTACCCGGCGCTTATCATCGCCATGCTGGGGAGCATCGAATCCCTTTTGTCCGCCGTCGTCGCGGACGGCATGACCGGGACCCGCCATCACAGCAACCGGGAATTGATCGGCCAAGGCATCGCAAACATCGTCGCGCCTTTGTTCGGCGGCATTCCGGCGACCGGCGCCATCGCGAGAACGGCCACCAACATCAAAAACGGCGCCGCCAGTCCCCTGTCCGGCATGTTCCACGGCGTGACCGTACTGCTCGTCCTTCTGTTGTTCGCACCCTATGCGTCGGACATTCCTTTGGCCGCGATCGCCCCCGTTCTCATGGTGGTCGCTTGGAACATGAGCGAACGCAAACACTTCGCGCATATCGTGGGCACGCGTACGGCGGATTCCATCGTGCTGGTCATCACTTTCCTGCTCACGGTACTGGCGGATTTGACCGTGGCGGTGGAGGTCGGATTGCTGCTCGCGGCCGTCCTGTTCGTCAAGCGGATGAGCGAATTGCTGACCGTCTCCAAGGTGCTGCCCGACCCCGCGGCCAAAAACGAGAAAGTGGCCTCCCGTAGAGTACGGGAAGGCCACGATTGTCCGCAGCTTGCCATATTTACCGTGGAAGGCGCCCTGTTCTTCGGAGCCGCCGCGGTTTTCGAAACGACCGTCATGAGCACGATTCACGCCCGGCCCCGCTTCCTGCTCCTCCGGCTAAGCCGGGTTCCGTTTCTGGACACGACCGGCGAATCCAATCTCGCCGTGGTCGTCAAGGATATGCACAAGCACGGGGGCATCGTCCTCATTTCGGGCATCCAGCCTCAACCCCGCGACGTGCTGAGACGAACGGGACTGGACCGGATCATCGGGGAAGATCGCTTTTTCTCCCATACGGGAGAAGCGATTAATTATGCTTTGCAACGGATGGACGCCAACACGTGCTTGGGATGCTCCCAATTCGCCTTTCGCGAATGCGCCAGCTTGTCCAAGGGCGTCAGTGAGACGGCGCAGCCAAATCCACATGCCGTACGTGTTTCCGATTCAGCACGATGA
- a CDS encoding MerR family transcriptional regulator: protein MKIGELAERTGVSIRSLRYYEQQGLLTPLRQENGYREYSTLAEEQVKTIQLYLNLGLSTDQIAGFLHCVLKNKEAFCEEVLPLYRQKLEEIDAQIHLLSGIRQNLLDRINSILRERNPNGQEEQQ, encoded by the coding sequence TTGAAAATCGGAGAATTGGCGGAGCGCACCGGGGTCAGCATCCGATCGCTTCGCTACTACGAACAGCAGGGATTGCTGACGCCGCTGCGCCAAGAAAACGGGTACCGGGAATATTCGACGCTCGCGGAGGAGCAGGTCAAAACGATCCAGCTTTATTTGAACTTGGGGTTGTCGACCGATCAAATCGCGGGGTTCCTGCATTGCGTGCTTAAAAACAAAGAGGCTTTCTGCGAGGAAGTGCTGCCGCTGTACCGGCAAAAGCTTGAGGAGATCGATGCGCAAATCCATCTGCTCAGCGGCATTCGGCAAAACTTGCTTGACCGCATCAATTCCATTTTGCGGGAACGCAACCCAAACGGACAGGAGGAACAACAATGA
- the yyaC gene encoding spore protease YyaC → MNLAPQPNVPLKIAYTDPEAPALISDKLSFYTRWLPADRRIVVVCLGTDRSTGDSLGPITGSVLSKYRSPAFDVFGTLEQPVHAMNLDETLDLIHRRFRHPFIVGVDACLGKAASVGNIHVGEGPIRPGAGVNKELSPVGEIHVSGVVNIGGFMEYFVLQNTRLHLVMGMAELIAQGLYASFHR, encoded by the coding sequence TTGAATTTGGCCCCCCAGCCGAACGTTCCTTTGAAAATCGCGTATACGGATCCCGAAGCCCCTGCCCTGATCTCGGACAAGCTCAGCTTCTACACGCGCTGGCTGCCCGCAGATCGCAGAATCGTCGTCGTCTGCCTGGGAACGGACCGGTCGACCGGCGACTCGCTGGGTCCGATCACCGGCTCCGTCTTGAGTAAATACCGTTCCCCGGCATTCGACGTGTTCGGCACGCTGGAGCAGCCTGTTCACGCCATGAATCTTGACGAGACGCTCGACCTGATTCACCGCAGGTTCCGCCATCCCTTCATCGTGGGCGTGGATGCGTGTTTAGGCAAAGCCGCAAGCGTGGGCAACATCCATGTCGGGGAGGGCCCGATACGTCCCGGAGCGGGCGTCAACAAGGAACTCTCTCCCGTCGGAGAAATCCACGTCTCCGGCGTCGTCAACATCGGAGGCTTCATGGAATATTTCGTCCTTCAGAACACGCGCCTGCATCTTGTCATGGGCATGGCGGAACTCATCGCCCAGGGACTGTACGCTTCTTTCCATCGTTAA